In one Oreochromis aureus strain Israel breed Guangdong linkage group 2, ZZ_aureus, whole genome shotgun sequence genomic region, the following are encoded:
- the slc25a43 gene encoding solute carrier family 25 member 43, producing the protein MATVKRDDRLTRSQSFVCVGFAGFFSKTVTSPLEVVKIKSQVGTFHSKRGFWQSFLIIYQNEGLRGFWKGNLASCLRLFPYNAVHLATYRKIVHLHMDELGFISQWRAIFAGGLAGVVAALATYPLEVAETRLIIQNCRQPTYISVAHSLSKIYKNEGLLALYRGFSLTVLGAVPFSVGCYAVYMNLDKLWQEPPVRFTPLQNLINGCLAAGVAQTLSYPFETVKRKMQAQSARLPHFGGVDVHFTGMIDCFIQVIKHNGVLSLWNGLTANTIKIVPYFGLLFTCFEMCKQVCLYRNGYIISPLSYKLTPGVDQSLGPNELEEVKRHLKNRNFGSGDSSLRNRW; encoded by the exons ATGGCCACAGTGAAAAGGGACGACAGGCTGACGAGGTCTCAGAGCTTCGTGTGCGTCGGTTTCGCCGGGTTTTTTAGCAAAACTGTCACGTCACCTTTAGAGGTGGTCAAAATTAAAAGTCAGGTGGGCACTTTTCACTCCAAGAGGGGTTTCTGGCAAAGTTTTCTCATCATCTACCAGAATGAGGGGCTTAGGGGATTTTGGAAAGGAAATCTCGCCTCTTGCCTCCGGTTGTTTCCCTACAACGCAGTTCACCTCGCAACATACAGAAA GATAGTCCACCTTCACATGGATGAACTGGGCTTCATCTCTCAGTGGAGAGCCATATTTGCTGGTGGACTGGCCGGTGTTGTTGCTGCTCTGGCCACGTACCCACTGGAGGTAGCAGAAACCAGGCTGATCATTCAAAACTGCAGGCAGCCCACATACATCAGCGTGGCTCACTCCTTGTCAAAGATCTACAAGAACGAGGGGCTGCTCGCCCTCTACAGGGGATTTTCCCTCACTGTCTTGG GTGCAGTTCCCTTTTCTGTCGGATGTTATGCAGTTTACATGAACTTGGACAAGCTGTGGCAGGAGCCTCCTGTTCGCTTCACTCCCCTGCAGAACTTAATAAACGGCTGTTTGGCAGCAGGAGTGGCTCAAACCCTCTCGTACCCTTTTGAAACTGTAAAGCGGAAAATGCAA GCACAAAGCGCCCGTCTTCCCCACTTTGGAGGAGTTGACGTCCATTTCACTGGAATGATCGACTGTTTCATACAGGTGATTAAACACAACGGCGTCCTTTCACTGTGGAACGGCCTTACTGCCAACACAATAAAG ATTGTTCCCTACTTTGGCCTTCTTTTCACCTGCTTTGAGATGTGCAAGCAGGTCTGCCTTTACCGCAACGGTTACATTATCTCCCCCCTGAGCTACAAGCTCACACCGGGGGTCGACCAGAGCCTCGGGCCGAACGAGCTGGAGGAGGTCAAGCGCCACttgaaaaacaggaactttggCTCAGGGGATTCGTCTTTGAGAAATCGATGGTGA